The following coding sequences are from one Acidimicrobiales bacterium window:
- the smpB gene encoding SsrA-binding protein SmpB translates to MSAPARDGINVVATNRQARRNYDVLDSFEAGVVLRGSEVKSLRESKVSLTDTYARIVGGELWLIGLHVSPYSHAAAHSGHQADRDRKLLVHRKELELLARRVDIDRLQLVPLSLYFKDGRAKIEIAVARGRKVHDKRQAIAERDADRDTQRALAERRRQD, encoded by the coding sequence ATGAGCGCCCCGGCACGCGACGGCATCAACGTGGTGGCCACCAACCGGCAGGCCCGCCGCAACTACGACGTCCTCGACTCGTTCGAGGCCGGCGTGGTGCTGCGCGGCTCGGAGGTGAAGTCACTCCGCGAGTCGAAGGTGTCGCTCACCGACACGTACGCCCGCATCGTCGGTGGCGAGCTGTGGCTGATCGGCCTGCACGTCTCGCCGTACTCGCACGCCGCCGCCCACAGTGGCCATCAGGCCGACCGCGACCGCAAGCTCCTCGTGCACCGCAAGGAGCTCGAGCTGCTCGCCCGCCGGGTCGACATCGACCGCCTCCAACTCGTGCCGTTGTCGCTCTACTTCAAAGACGGGCGGGCCAAGATCGAGATCGCCGTGGCCCGTGGCCGCAAAGTCCACGACAAGCGCCAGGCGATCGCCGAGCGCGACGCCGACCGTGACACCCAGCGGGCGCTCGCCGAGCGCCGGCGTCAGGACTGA
- a CDS encoding cytidylate kinase-like family protein: MGDARVVTISASYGAGGSLIAPRLATALGLEFADRLLTPDVAEGAEDEAQAVGESEREEGRWTRFLDRLAIVTGGMTLAPVTTDDIRRPLRETVEASVGKLACEGAVILGRAGCLVLADRPGVFHVRLDGPPDRRLRRGMAIEQIDAATAKRHLEETDRARDRYVDRLYGRRTSDPALYHLVLDATVLSVDDAVVLLRQAAEAFWARELKAVAAQS; the protein is encoded by the coding sequence ATGGGAGACGCCCGTGTCGTCACGATCTCGGCCAGCTACGGAGCTGGTGGGAGCCTCATCGCGCCACGGCTGGCCACCGCGCTCGGCTTGGAGTTCGCCGACCGCCTGCTGACGCCCGACGTCGCCGAAGGCGCGGAGGACGAGGCGCAAGCGGTTGGCGAGTCCGAGCGTGAGGAAGGTCGCTGGACCCGGTTCCTCGACCGGCTCGCCATCGTGACCGGCGGCATGACGCTCGCGCCGGTGACGACTGACGACATCCGCCGTCCGCTCCGGGAGACCGTCGAGGCGTCGGTCGGGAAGCTGGCGTGCGAAGGCGCGGTGATCCTCGGCCGCGCGGGGTGCCTGGTCTTGGCCGACCGACCAGGTGTGTTCCACGTCCGTCTCGACGGGCCGCCGGACCGCCGCCTGCGGCGGGGGATGGCGATCGAGCAGATCGACGCGGCCACGGCGAAGCGCCACTTGGAGGAGACCGACCGCGCTCGGGATCGCTACGTCGACCGGCTGTACGGCCGGCGCACCTCCGACCCGGCGCTGTACCACCTGGTGCTCGACGCGACGGTCCTGAGCGTCGACGACGCCGTGGTGCTGTTGCGCCAGGCGGCCGAGGCGTTCTGGGCGCGCGAGCTGAAGGCCGTCGCAGCTCAGTCCTGA
- a CDS encoding cysteine synthase gives MAVYRSVEELIGNTPVIDVSELSPNAHVRILAKLEGNNPAGSVKDRIARAMIEAAEADGSLRPGQRIIEPSSGNTGIALAMIAGRKGYPITIVLPENVSVERRQLLETFGADIILTPGAEGSNGAVRRAQQMADEHPEWAFLYQYGNEANPQAHYDTTGPEILADVPDITHFVAGLGTSGTLMGVGRYLKEHKPGVKVYAVEPPSGELVEGLRSLDDGYIPPVFEKWGGLELLDGKRIVRPRESIEWTRRLVHECGVFAGLSAGAALAGAAKLAAQIERGVIVFVVADAGWKYLSTGAYTDDLDAAEEQASKVIYF, from the coding sequence GTGGCCGTGTACCGCTCGGTCGAAGAGCTCATCGGCAACACGCCGGTCATCGATGTCAGCGAGCTGAGCCCCAACGCCCACGTCCGCATACTGGCCAAGCTCGAGGGCAACAACCCGGCCGGCTCGGTCAAGGACCGCATCGCCCGAGCGATGATCGAGGCGGCGGAAGCCGATGGATCACTGCGACCGGGGCAGCGGATCATCGAGCCGAGCTCGGGAAACACGGGCATCGCCTTGGCGATGATCGCCGGACGCAAGGGCTATCCGATCACGATCGTGTTGCCCGAGAACGTGTCGGTGGAGCGACGCCAACTGCTCGAGACGTTCGGGGCCGACATCATCCTCACGCCCGGAGCCGAAGGGTCGAACGGCGCGGTGCGGCGCGCCCAGCAGATGGCTGACGAGCACCCCGAGTGGGCGTTCCTCTACCAGTACGGCAACGAGGCCAACCCGCAGGCGCACTACGACACGACCGGTCCCGAGATCCTGGCCGACGTCCCCGACATCACGCATTTCGTGGCCGGGCTCGGCACGTCCGGCACGCTGATGGGCGTCGGCCGGTATCTCAAAGAGCACAAGCCCGGCGTCAAGGTGTACGCGGTCGAGCCGCCGTCAGGTGAGCTGGTCGAAGGGCTGCGCAGCCTCGACGACGGCTATATCCCGCCGGTGTTCGAGAAGTGGGGCGGGCTCGAACTGCTCGACGGCAAGCGCATCGTGCGGCCGCGCGAGTCGATCGAGTGGACGCGTCGGCTGGTACACGAATGCGGTGTCTTCGCGGGCCTGTCCGCCGGCGCCGCCCTGGCCGGCGCCGCCAAGCTGGCCGCCCAGATCGAGCGCGGCGTGATCGTGTTCGTGGTGGCCGACGCCGGGTGGAAGTACTTGTCGACCGGGGCTTACACCGACGACCTCGACGCCGCCGAGGAACAGGCCAGCAAGGTCATCTACTTCTGA
- a CDS encoding M67 family metallopeptidase: MIRLDPIAYRQMLAHAYDGYPDEACGLLGGAPGGAVIEAFVPCRNADESAKTYSIGPDGWQAADEAFGPLGIEIVGVMHSHTHTDPYPSPTDVAQADNPLLVGWHYIIVSLRDEVPSLRCWLLDEGRIVEEGVELAAG; encoded by the coding sequence GTGATCCGCCTCGACCCGATCGCGTACCGCCAGATGCTCGCGCACGCGTACGACGGCTATCCCGACGAGGCGTGCGGGCTGCTCGGCGGCGCCCCGGGTGGCGCCGTGATCGAAGCGTTCGTGCCGTGCCGCAACGCCGACGAGTCGGCCAAGACCTATTCGATCGGGCCGGACGGCTGGCAGGCAGCCGACGAGGCGTTCGGTCCGCTCGGCATCGAGATCGTGGGCGTGATGCACTCGCACACGCACACCGATCCGTACCCGTCGCCAACCGACGTGGCCCAAGCTGACAACCCGCTGCTGGTCGGCTGGCACTACATCATCGTGTCGTTGCGCGACGAGGTGCCGTCGCTGCGCTGCTGGCTGCTCGACGAGGGTCGGATCGTCGAAGAGGGAGTGGAGCTGGCGGCCGGGTAG
- a CDS encoding SIMPL domain-containing protein (The SIMPL domain is named for its presence in mouse protein SIMPL (signalling molecule that associates with mouse pelle-like kinase). Bacterial member BP26, from Brucella, was shown to assemble into a channel-like structure, while YggE from E. coli has been associated with resistance to oxidative stress.) — translation MRFDKTTNLRRLGIVTAALIVMGAAAGCSSSGSSGASAAGAGGSCGASASKMTLHGSGQAQATPDLLTVVVSVDVTGATAKAALADNNARTTKLHQTFTFGGVAAKDVQTSGLTIEPQYAYPAGKPPRLTGYHVTDTVTAKLRNLDKAGVLIDAVADAAGDAIRISSLTFSMEDPSGLHDLARANAVRSVVGQATATAKAAGQRLGRICSIRDDQVNTMSNGQFDALRAAPSSGAASAVPLAPGSVEADSNVTVVYALAG, via the coding sequence ATGCGATTCGACAAGACGACGAACTTGCGGCGGCTCGGCATCGTGACGGCGGCGCTGATCGTGATGGGTGCCGCGGCCGGCTGCAGCTCGTCGGGCTCATCCGGCGCCAGCGCGGCCGGCGCCGGTGGATCGTGCGGCGCGTCGGCTTCCAAGATGACGTTGCACGGAAGCGGCCAGGCGCAAGCGACGCCCGACCTGCTCACGGTGGTGGTGAGCGTCGACGTGACCGGCGCGACGGCGAAGGCGGCATTGGCGGACAACAACGCCAGGACCACCAAGTTGCACCAGACCTTCACGTTCGGCGGCGTGGCCGCCAAGGACGTGCAGACGTCGGGCCTCACGATCGAGCCTCAATACGCCTATCCCGCTGGCAAGCCACCGAGGTTGACCGGCTACCACGTCACCGACACGGTGACGGCCAAGCTCCGCAACCTCGACAAGGCCGGTGTGCTGATCGACGCGGTGGCCGACGCAGCAGGCGATGCGATCCGCATCAGCTCGCTGACGTTCTCGATGGAAGACCCGAGTGGCTTGCACGACTTGGCGCGCGCCAACGCCGTCCGCTCGGTTGTGGGCCAGGCGACTGCCACGGCCAAGGCGGCCGGTCAGCGGCTGGGACGGATCTGCTCGATTCGCGACGACCAGGTGAACACGATGTCCAACGGGCAGTTCGACGCGCTGCGGGCGGCTCCGTCCTCGGGGGCGGCGTCCGCGGTGCCCCTGGCACCCGGCTCGGTCGAGGCCGACAGCAACGTGACGGTCGTGTACGCGCTGGCAGGCTGA